CTAAATTGGCattttgtggtaaaaaaaactaagagagagagagagagagagagagcacgctGTAGTGAATGTTGTTAgaaaggttcaattagggtgggtttggattaaaaagtggGGAatgatttttttcgtctttattcaaaaaaaatttgcatttggtagttttgcgtaaaacttttgtgaattatggattcgtttcgacgagaggaaccgaaaaagtaaaaaaaaaaaattgatcgaaactcataatttttttaaaaagtacaaaaataagtcaaaaaaagacaattttttgtctttttcaaaaaaatatggtttCCGATACAAAATTTATACTTTTGGGAAACAAACTGTTCTGAGAAGAATTGAATAAACACtacaaacgagagagagagagagagagagagagagagcttcttCCCATTGGAGAATCACTCCAGTCGGTTGATGGACAAGGGAGTACATAAACTGTGAATCTGATGCCGCTGATGCCGTCGGAGATGAGTCGCGTTCAGCTCtatttttttggtgggttaTTTACATGAcatattgggtcatttaagttgatccGATTGagacccaattaataatgagaatttttcataagtccactataacACTTTTCAaacccactaaatccacttttaaattccaaaacccactaagtccactaacctattattAATGATATAATAACACTGCCTAGTCTAAAATACccctgtttttttaaaaaaaattgccccgtttttccatcaatttcggaaacatttatttgaaattttcgaACCCCGAAAATCTCTCACATTTCAGTACAAATGAAACCGGTAGACTGCCATTTACCACAAGAGCACGTCCTTTCCTCAACAGACACTACCTTAGGGGGAAGACAACGCACCTCGTACAAACCACCCTTCGACATAATGATCCTCCACGACCTTCCTTTCTTGATAAATCGAGCTAACTTCTTATCCATATTCGGACAAATAACTTAATTCCATTTCATCGACTTTACTCTCCTATCTGCCATTTGCTTCATAATTTTGCGACGAAGTTCATCAACTAAATAAAAAACAGGCATTTCCTGAGCTTTAAGAATCCAATTGTTAAACGACTCCACAGCACTAGAGCTCATCTCACCGTACCGTTGACCTTTAAAATACGCGTTACTCCAATGCTCCTTAGGGACACTCGCAATAAAGGTCCTAGCTTTATCCCCACCAAATTGGTAAAAATCTTCCTCCGCAGCTTTGTAAACCGACACCGACGAAGCATATGCACATTTGTTAAACAATTCTACGAGCCTGTTCCGAAAACCTTTCCTAAACCGACCAGGAAAGTGATCCTTCAAGTTAAACTGTAGGTGATAAAGACAGTATGCATGATGACAACCAAGAAACATAACAGGAATGTTGTTGACAAGACCTGCGTTACGATCAGTAATAAAGGTAACAGGACGAGTGGACAATGTACTCCTCAAAAGGCCAAGAAACCAAGACCAATTAGCATCATTTTTAGCATCACAAATTGCATAAGCTATAGAAAATAAACCTGCACATGAATGATAAACGTATAACGTTATATGCAAACCTCTTTCATGTGTAGCTTCACATAATAGAACATACAAtgttatataataaaaaatgtacaaatgAAATATAATATATAAGGATATAACATAAACAACGAACACAAACATACATTGATTTGCATCTTTCCCTGTTGCGGCAAGGAGTGTTCCTTTGAATCTATCTTTCAAATGGGTGGCATCAAGACACAGAAAATGCCGACAGTAATTGAAACCCTTGATACAAGCATCAAACGACACAAATAGCCGTGAAAACTCTTTGGTTACAGGATCAGATTCTAGCCTCAATACGCTCCTCGGATTCGTAGCCCTCGCAGCTTCAACGTACCACCGAAGCCTATCGAATGAACCTTCATAATCTCCATACAATTCCCCCTCTTGCCTTCTCCACACCTAACCAAGCATTATGATAGCACaaatcaagaccatacttgtcCGTAAACCAATCCTGCATGTCGATTGGAGAAGTCTTGGGTTTTTTCTCAACAATCCCTGCTATCTCATTCGCAACCAGACGGGATGACACACGCTTATGCTTATTGGTTCGGTATGTTAACCCACAATTATGCTCATTATGACACTTCTTAATATGAAATGCACCATTGGTCCTATTTAAAATAGCATGCACCTTCCATTCACACCCTGTAATAACACAAACAGCAGTAACCCTaagtaaatcatttttcatgAAACGATACATGAAGCCATTCTCAATCGCGTATTTAGCCAACACAGCCCTGAACTCCTTCACACCTTTGGGAAACTCTTGTCCGACACCCTCTATCAAATTAGCCCAAGCTTCAGTCAAATACCTAGTCTCCGTATGTTTACAATACTTTTCTGCGGGGTCCATTCCATCCACATATTCTATCTCATCATCAACAACTTCATCAACATCATCCATTTCATCAATAGTACTACCAACAATTAACCGGCTACTAGGTTCATTCTCGTCAACCTTTGCATTTATGCGATCACAATTACTaagcaaaaaattcatgttCTCAAAATCAGATTCATTCTGAAGAACACAAAAACCATCCTCATAAGCATATGAAACAGAAAACCTCCCAATCGACAAATTCTTCCACCTATTACAAATGCTGCTTAAGACATCCTCCAACCTACCACCACCCGATAACCTCACCGAAAAAATCTCCAACTCATACTTACAAATAAACATGACTGTTGAATCCATAACAACTGCACATGTAACAAtacacaacaaaaacaaaaaccgatAAGTAATGTTATACATCAAAAAGATGACAAAGTTTCAAACATATATGGTCATATATTTGCGTATGTCATAAGTAATTCGTCACTCTATATACAATgtcatataacgttatataatacCAATAACGTTATATCAGTTTCAAAAACGTTATATAAGAACACTAACGTTATATGCATAGTATCTGGAAAGGATAATATAGAaaattatataacgttatataagtaAAACGTTGTTATacttatatatacttatataacGTTGTATATAGAGacagagagtgagagagagacgacagagagagacgagagaaatagagagagacagagaccatagagagaatgagagagatacccaagagagagagagtgccgacACCATCAACAGAGAGAAacgatagagatagagagaaagagtgagagagatacccGAGATGGAGGGAGGCGATACTGCTTGGATCAACACAGGGAGACGACAGACGATCACCGGAGAAAATTTATGCGAGATCAATCGATTTTTGCGAgactcctctttctctctgtcgC
This DNA window, taken from Rhododendron vialii isolate Sample 1 chromosome 8a, ASM3025357v1, encodes the following:
- the LOC131298508 gene encoding uncharacterized protein LOC131298508, coding for MFICKYELEIFSVRLSGGGRLEDVLSSICNRWKNLSIGRFSVSYAYEDGFCVLQNESDFENMNFLLSNCDRINAKVDENEPSSRLIVGSTIDEMDDVDEVVDDEIEYVDGMDPAEKYCKHTETRYLTEAWANLIEGVGQEFPKGVKEFRAVLAKYAIENGFMYRFMKNDLLRVTAVCVITGCEWKVHAILNRTNGAFHIKKCHNEHNCGLTYRTNKHKRVSSRLVANEIAGIVEKKPKTSPIDMQDWFTDKQEGELYGDYEGSFDRLRWYVEAARATNPRSVLRLESDPVTKEFSRLFVSFDACIKGFNYCRHFLCLDATHLKDRFKGTLLAATGKDANQCLFSIAYAICDAKNDANWSWFLGLLRSTLSTRPVTFITDRNAGLVNNIPVMFLGCHHAYCLYHLQFNLKDHFPGRFRKGFRNRLVELFNKCAYASSVSVYKAAEEDFYQFGGDKARTFIASVPKEHWSNAYFKGQRYGEMSSSAVESFNNWILKAQEMPVFYLVDELRRKIMKQMADRRVKSMKWN